A segment of the Deltaproteobacteria bacterium genome:
TTGATCTACCTTTGGGAAGGTCTCGACTTCGTCCCCGTGCTAGTTGGGATTTTCGCCATACCTGAGATTATCGATCTGGCGGTGCGCGGCACTTCGATCGCCGGCGAGCGCTCGCGCGAGAAACTGAGCAGCGGTGTGATGGCAGGCATCCTGGACACCTTCCGCCATTTTTGGCTGGTCTTTCGCTGCTCTGTGGTCGGCGTATTTGTCGGTATCTTGCCCGGCGCGGGCGGCGGGGTCGCACAGTGGATGGCCTACGCCCATGCCGTGCAGGGCGCAAAGGACGCCAAAGATCGCGCACGCTTCGGCAAAGGCGATGTGCGCGGCGTGCTCGGCCCTGGGGCGGCGAACAATTCCAAAGAAGGCGGCGAGCTGATTCCCACGGTGGCCTTCGGCGTGCCCGGCAGCGGCGCCATGGCGATTCTTTTGAGCACTTTTTTGATCATGGGTCTGTCGCCCGGTCCCGAGATGCTGACCAAACACCTCGCGGTTACCTTCTCTATGGTGTGGACCCTGGTGATCGCCAATATCATCGCGGTCGTGTTGTGCCTAGCGGTACTCGACCAACTGGCCAAAGTCACCAACGTGCGCGGCGGCTTGATCATTCCTTTCGTTTTGTTGTTGGTGTTTGTCGGCAGCTACACCGCCAATGGACAGATCAACGATTTGATCGTCACGCTAATCTTCGGCGCGCTCAGCTAGTTCATGGTGCTCTTCGGCTGGCCGCGGCCGCCCTTTGTGCTAGGGTTTGTCCTGGGCAAGGTCATCGAAACCTACTTCTTCATTTCGGTGGCCCGCTATGGCTTTCGCTGGCTCAGTCAGCCGACGGTCGTGATCTTGATGATTCTATTGGTCGTTGTGATCGCCTATCCCTATTTGCAAAAGCGCCGCCGGCGCGAGACTGGACAAGCCCATGCGTAGCGGCGCAATATTCTTTTGTCTGTTCTTGATGATCGTGGCCGGCGGCGCGCTGGTTTTGGCGCGCGATTGGCCGTTCAATGCCGCGCTGTTTCCGATGGCGGTAAGTTTTCCGCTGCTCATGCTCGCCGGCTGTCAGCTCATCTTACTGCTCAGGGGCAAAGAGGACCCGACCGAAACGACCGCCGTCGATTTGGAGTTCGCGAACGACCTGCCACCCCAGCTCGAGCGCCGCCGGGTAATCGCGATGTTTAGCTGGATCGCCGGCTTCATCGCCAGCGTTTTTCTTATTGGCTTCCCGTTCACCGTCCCGCTTTTCATCTTCTGCTATCTTCGCTGCGCCAGCGGGACCGGCTGGCTGCCGACGATCGTCGCTACCGCAATTACCTGGGCGATCTTTTATGGCTTGTTTCAAAAGCTCGTGCACTTGCAGTTCGAGCAGGGCGCCGTACAGGCGTGGCTTGGACTATGAAGACGACTCTATATTCCTTTTGCTTGACTCGGATCGGCTCAATCGCATACCCTTGCGGCGCTTCGGAACGATGGTCGTCAGGAGATCGGCAGCCTTACAGGAGGATCGTATGGAATCTGCTCACCCCATGGCCGCGATGCCAGTTCTTGCTGCATTTCTCTACTGCGCCGCGTCCGCATCAGCGCAAGGGAATTTCTACGAAAGCAAAGCGGTGACGATTCTCATTGGCGCCAAGAGCGGCAGCTTGGAAATCGCCGCGCTGATCGTTGCGCACCACTTGGGCAAGTATTTGCCAGGAAAACCGGCGGTGATCTTACACCATATGCCGGGCGCGGCCCATCTGCTTGCCACCAATAATGTTTACAATGTCGCGAAACCCGACGGCTTGACGATTCTCGCCGCCAACCCCAACGTCGCTATCGCCCAGTTGTTAAAAGTGCCCCAGGCGCGCTTTGACATCCGCAGGTTTCACTGGCTCGGCTCCTCCGGCGCCGACGGCGCGATGTTTTCGATCCGCCCCGATCTACCCTACAAGACCTTCGATGAGCTCAAGCGAGCCGACCGTGAATTGGTCGCCGGCACCACCGGGCCGGGCTCCAACGCGCATGACTTTCCGCTGCTGCTCAAAGAGTTTGCTGGGCTCAAGATCAAGCTGGTCGCAGGCTACCCGGCCAATAGCGATGTTTTGCTCGCGGTCGAAAGAAAAGAAGTCGACTCCTGGTCGGCGTTAGCGACCACGATCAAGCTCGCCGCCGATCGCGGCGCAGTCCGTCCGCTGGTGCGCAGCCGCGTGGCTTTGGCAGGATTCGAGAATCTGCCGGTGGACGAAGATCTCGCCACCAGCCCGCTCGGCAAATCGCCGATGAGTATCAAAGGCATTCCGCAAGCGATTGGGCGCGCCTTCGCGGTTCATCCGAACACGCCGAAAGATCGCCTGGCGCTGCTGCGCGAAGCTTTCGCTAAAGCAATCAGAGATCCGGAGCTGATCGCGGAAGCGAAGCGCGCGCGCATCGAGTTTTCCTACATCTCGCATGAACAGGTGACGCGAGACTTTAATGCGTTGTTTAATCAAAGCCCGGAGACGCTGCGCGAGATGGGCAAGTACATCAAAGCGGAGAGTTAGGAATATCTCCCGCAAAGGGGCAAAGACGCAAAGTTCGGGAAAAATGTTGTAAACAAAAAGTCCGTCTTCCCTTTGCGCCTTGGCGCTTTTGCGGGAGAAAATTCTTTGGAGTAGCGATGGCGAATCTTGGTTTTGTCGGTCTAGGAGTTATGGGCAGCCGCATGGCGAAACGCCTACTCGACGCCGGTCACTGCGTCACCGGCTACAACCGGACCAAGTCCAAAACGCAATGGCTTCTCGACGCGGGCATGAAGTGGGCCGACAGTCCGCGCACGGCGGCACAATCCAGCGAAGTTGTTTTCTCCATGATTGCCAACAACAATGCGCTGCGCGCGGTCACCGAAGGGCCGGACGGAATTCTCGCCGGACTGAATGCGGGAAAAATCTATATCGAGATGAGCACCGTGAGCCCGGCAGCGATCCGTGAGCTCGCTAGACAAGTCGAAGCCAAGAGCGCTGCCATGCTCGACGCGCCGGTCTCCGGCAGCTCGATTACTCTGGATGAAGGCAAGCTCTCGTTCATGGTCGGCGGCAAACGGGAAGTTTTCGAAAAAGTCCTGCCCTATCTTCACGCCATCGGTCCGAAGGCAACCTATGTCGGCGGCCATGGTTTGGCGGCATCGATGAAGATCGCAACCAATTTGAGCTTAGCCGTACAAATGCTGGCGTTCAGCGAAGGCTTGCTGCTCGCCGAAAAGAGTGGCATCGCGCGCGAAACCGCCGTCGAAGTATTATTGAATAGCGTCATGGCCTCGCCGATGGTCAAATACCGCGGCCCGTTCGTGCTGAACATGCCCGAGGAGGCGATCTTCGACGTCAACATGATGCAAAAGGACCTATTACTCGCCCTCGAGATGGGCCGCCAGCTCGACGTCCCGCTGCCAACCACGGCGATCACGAATCAGATGTTGACAACCACCCGCGCCATGGGTTTCGCTAAGAAAGATTTCGCCGTCATTTTTGAAGCGCTGGCGCGAATGGCGGGAGGGAAATAGTTTCGAGTTTCGGGTTTCGAGTTGAGGCCGGGGAGTTTTGGATTAACCCGAAACGCGGAACTCGGAACCCGAAACTGAACGCCGGCGAATAATGAGAAAATGGCTCACACGAAGAAAAAAACGGCTAAGCGA
Coding sequences within it:
- a CDS encoding tripartite tricarboxylate transporter permease; the encoded protein is MFDAFIEGLFLVLQWKAFSLMLVGMGLGFCVGLLPGIGGAATLALMIPFVFKMQPAEAFAFLLGMHAVAATTGDITSVLFGVPGEAISAATVVDGHPMAKNGEAGRALGAALMSSLVGALIGAIALALAIPIVRPLVLAFGSPELFMLALIGISCITSLSGAGVRGQIKGFAMGLLGLLVSTIGQERQSGSLRFDMGLIYLWEGLDFVPVLVGIFAIPEIIDLAVRGTSIAGERSREKLSSGVMAGILDTFRHFWLVFRCSVVGVFVGILPGAGGGVAQWMAYAHAVQGAKDAKDRARFGKGDVRGVLGPGAANNSKEGGELIPTVAFGVPGSGAMAILLSTFLIMGLSPGPEMLTKHLAVTFSMVWTLVIANIIAVVLCLAVLDQLAKVTNVRGGLIIPFVLLLVFVGSYTANGQINDLIVTLIFGALS
- a CDS encoding tripartite tricarboxylate transporter TctB family protein is translated as MRSGAIFFCLFLMIVAGGALVLARDWPFNAALFPMAVSFPLLMLAGCQLILLLRGKEDPTETTAVDLEFANDLPPQLERRRVIAMFSWIAGFIASVFLIGFPFTVPLFIFCYLRCASGTGWLPTIVATAITWAIFYGLFQKLVHLQFEQGAVQAWLGL
- a CDS encoding NAD(P)-dependent oxidoreductase; this encodes MANLGFVGLGVMGSRMAKRLLDAGHCVTGYNRTKSKTQWLLDAGMKWADSPRTAAQSSEVVFSMIANNNALRAVTEGPDGILAGLNAGKIYIEMSTVSPAAIRELARQVEAKSAAMLDAPVSGSSITLDEGKLSFMVGGKREVFEKVLPYLHAIGPKATYVGGHGLAASMKIATNLSLAVQMLAFSEGLLLAEKSGIARETAVEVLLNSVMASPMVKYRGPFVLNMPEEAIFDVNMMQKDLLLALEMGRQLDVPLPTTAITNQMLTTTRAMGFAKKDFAVIFEALARMAGGK